The Gemmatimonadota bacterium genome window below encodes:
- a CDS encoding ABC transporter permease, with product MLKNYVTIAIRHWTRQKGYTAINVLGLTVGMVCAMLIFLYVRFELSYDRYHEKADRIYRVAVNNDARTPPPVGPALQEDFPEILSFVRLLPTTGTWIMKHEEKIYYENRVYWADNALFGIFTFPLIRGDSRTALEAPYSVVISEDTARKYFGEADPMGKTINADNGFMMLTVTGVMENTPENTHFQADFFISLSSSSASDLRYWSWINFYTYIVMTEGHSRAAIEEQLPDFVNRHIGEGLRERGGRFELILQPVPDIHLHSNLEHETGANSDIAYIYILSAIALFILVVACINFINLSTARFAGRTREVGLRKVFGAYRSQLIRQFLGESVLVTAMALMIALAALFMISPYFDGFAGKPVTAEFTSAGIWWLVLPVGALLVGLLSGSYPALLLSAMQPVQGVKGGRQLEAAGGLSRKILVVIQFTISIAMIISTGILFDQMEYLQSKQLGFDKEQVIVIPTVGDVLEDFLPWKEALLQHTGVAAVTHSRSLPGLEGNIGQVSTGTIQRVDDPDNARHDVQGLNVGLDFVETLGMVVLAGRAHSSALVRKSEEVNVVINETAQRVLGWDTPEAAIGQEVRFGNGSTKTVIGVVRDFHFRSMHLKIEPIVLFLGGGLHLAVRLHPDDTENTLDYIESQWSSFFPGFPIAYTFLDENIERLYRSEVRIGYVFGVFALVAVFLACLGLFALVSFTVERRTREIGVRKALGASIRQVLVLLSGEFVGFVLIANVFAWPAAWLIMQRWLESFAYRTEVGWEVFFLSGAAALLITLITISYHVVRTALTNPAKVLRNE from the coding sequence ATGCTCAAGAACTACGTAACCATAGCGATTCGCCATTGGACAAGGCAGAAAGGATACACGGCGATCAACGTCCTCGGGCTGACCGTGGGGATGGTCTGCGCCATGCTGATATTTCTCTATGTCCGCTTCGAACTCAGTTACGACCGCTATCATGAGAAGGCGGATCGCATTTACAGAGTAGCGGTCAACAACGATGCCCGGACGCCTCCGCCCGTGGGTCCGGCGCTTCAGGAGGATTTCCCCGAGATCCTGAGTTTTGTCCGGCTGCTCCCGACGACCGGTACGTGGATTATGAAACACGAAGAGAAGATCTACTATGAAAACCGGGTCTACTGGGCGGACAACGCCCTGTTCGGCATCTTTACCTTTCCTCTGATCCGCGGCGATTCCCGAACGGCCCTGGAGGCGCCCTACTCTGTTGTGATCAGCGAAGATACGGCTCGAAAATACTTCGGTGAAGCAGATCCGATGGGCAAGACGATCAACGCAGATAACGGTTTTATGATGCTGACCGTTACCGGTGTCATGGAAAACACGCCGGAAAACACCCACTTTCAGGCCGACTTCTTCATTTCGCTGTCCTCGTCGTCGGCGAGTGATCTGCGTTACTGGTCGTGGATCAATTTCTACACCTACATCGTGATGACTGAAGGCCATTCCCGGGCCGCGATCGAGGAGCAGCTTCCCGACTTCGTCAACAGGCACATCGGGGAAGGGCTGAGGGAACGGGGCGGCCGCTTCGAACTCATCCTGCAACCGGTGCCCGACATCCATCTCCATTCCAATCTCGAGCACGAGACTGGCGCCAACAGCGACATCGCCTATATCTACATCCTTTCGGCCATAGCTCTCTTCATCCTGGTCGTCGCCTGTATCAATTTCATCAACCTGTCAACCGCCCGGTTTGCCGGCCGGACCAGAGAAGTGGGCTTGCGCAAAGTGTTTGGCGCGTATCGCTCCCAGTTGATTCGGCAGTTCCTGGGAGAGTCGGTCCTGGTAACCGCCATGGCGCTGATGATCGCCCTGGCGGCTCTTTTTATGATTTCACCGTATTTCGACGGTTTCGCGGGGAAGCCGGTAACGGCGGAATTCACGAGTGCTGGTATCTGGTGGCTCGTCCTTCCAGTCGGCGCGCTGCTTGTGGGTTTGCTGTCCGGAAGCTACCCGGCGTTGCTGCTTTCCGCCATGCAGCCGGTACAGGGCGTGAAGGGAGGCCGGCAGCTCGAAGCGGCCGGAGGACTGTCGCGGAAGATCCTGGTGGTCATCCAGTTTACGATATCCATCGCGATGATCATCAGCACGGGCATCCTGTTCGATCAGATGGAATACCTCCAAAGCAAGCAACTGGGTTTCGACAAAGAACAGGTGATCGTGATACCAACCGTAGGTGACGTATTAGAAGACTTCCTGCCCTGGAAAGAAGCCTTGCTGCAACATACCGGCGTGGCAGCGGTGACCCACAGCAGGTCCCTTCCGGGGCTCGAAGGGAACATCGGACAGGTATCGACTGGTACGATACAGCGGGTCGATGATCCGGACAATGCCAGGCATGATGTGCAGGGCCTGAACGTCGGGCTGGATTTCGTGGAGACCCTGGGCATGGTTGTGCTTGCCGGCCGGGCGCATAGCAGCGCGCTGGTCAGGAAATCCGAGGAAGTGAACGTCGTGATCAACGAAACGGCGCAGCGTGTATTGGGCTGGGACACGCCGGAGGCGGCCATTGGCCAGGAGGTCCGTTTCGGTAACGGCTCGACTAAAACGGTGATCGGTGTCGTCAGGGATTTCCATTTTCGATCGATGCATTTGAAGATAGAGCCGATCGTGCTGTTCCTGGGCGGCGGCCTTCATCTGGCCGTCCGCCTCCACCCTGACGACACGGAGAATACGCTGGATTACATTGAAAGCCAGTGGTCGAGTTTTTTCCCGGGTTTCCCAATTGCGTATACGTTTCTCGACGAAAACATCGAACGCCTGTACAGGTCTGAAGTACGGATCGGTTACGTATTCGGCGTATTTGCCCTGGTGGCAGTTTTCCTTGCCTGCCTGGGCCTGTTCGCGTTGGTTTCCTTCACCGTGGAACGGAGAACCAGGGAGATCGGCGTACGCAAAGCGCTGGGTGCTTCCATACGACAGGTATTGGTGTTGCTGTCGGGAGAATTCGTAGGATTCGTGCTCATCGCAAATGTCTTTGCGTGGCCGGCGGCCTGGCTGATCATGCAACGCTGGCTCGAGTCCTTTGCCTACCGTACGGAGGTCGGCTGGGAGGTCTTCTTTCTCTCTGGTGCCGCCGCCCTGCTGATTACGCTGATCACCATCAGTTACCACGTGGTCAGGACCGCTTTGACCAATCCGGCAAAGGTGTTGCGAAATGAGTGA
- a CDS encoding cobalamin-independent methionine synthase II family protein produces the protein MAKPEIKTTVVGSYPIPDWLAAYPSTPNLIDAAKVILKTQELAGIDVLTDGELSRFDVGHPETNGMIEYFIRPMSGITTEVSREILAEFRAREGMAFRSTPGGIVRGKIGEGALNLPAAWQSIRPLTDRTLKFTVTSPYMLAKTLLDEHYGDLRAMTMDIAEVLRRQVAEIDAPILQVDEANLTGHPEDADWAHEPVNHVLSAVQDEKGLHLCFGNYGGQSIQSGLWNDLMGFLNNLDVDHLVLEFARRGYDELPMFRELREEIALGVGVVDIKDNGVESPDEVARRIEHAVDVLGPERVRWVHPDCGFWMLPRSVADRKMASLVAGRDLVLGRDLALGQ, from the coding sequence ATGGCAAAACCCGAGATCAAGACCACCGTCGTCGGCAGCTATCCCATCCCCGACTGGCTGGCAGCCTATCCCAGCACGCCCAACCTGATCGACGCGGCCAAGGTGATCCTGAAGACCCAGGAACTGGCCGGAATCGACGTGCTCACCGACGGGGAGCTGTCCCGTTTCGACGTCGGCCACCCGGAGACCAACGGGATGATCGAGTATTTCATCCGGCCCATGTCCGGGATCACGACGGAGGTATCGCGGGAGATCCTCGCCGAATTCAGAGCGCGTGAGGGAATGGCTTTCCGTAGTACCCCGGGCGGCATCGTGCGCGGTAAGATAGGAGAAGGCGCGCTCAACCTCCCGGCCGCGTGGCAGTCCATCCGGCCGCTCACGGACCGCACCCTCAAGTTCACGGTCACCTCGCCCTACATGCTGGCCAAGACGCTCCTGGATGAGCACTACGGCGATCTGCGCGCCATGACCATGGACATCGCCGAGGTGTTGCGCAGGCAGGTCGCCGAGATCGACGCGCCGATCCTGCAGGTGGACGAAGCCAACCTCACCGGCCATCCCGAGGACGCGGACTGGGCCCACGAACCCGTCAATCACGTGCTCAGCGCCGTGCAGGACGAGAAGGGGCTGCACCTCTGCTTCGGCAACTACGGCGGGCAGAGCATCCAGTCCGGCCTGTGGAACGACCTGATGGGATTCCTGAACAACCTGGACGTCGACCATCTCGTCCTGGAGTTCGCCCGGCGAGGTTATGACGAACTGCCGATGTTCAGGGAGCTGCGCGAAGAGATCGCGCTGGGTGTGGGCGTGGTGGACATCAAGGACAACGGCGTGGAGTCGCCGGACGAGGTCGCCCGCCGCATCGAACACGCCGTCGACGTGCTCGGACCGGAACGCGTGCGCTGGGTGCACCCCGATTGCGGATTCTGGATGCTCCCCCGCAGCGTGGCGGACCGCAAGATGGCCAGCCTGGTAGCGGGGCGGGACCTCGTGCTGGGCCGGGACCTGGCGCTGGGACAGTAA
- a CDS encoding ABC transporter permease → MLNSDLTIALRHLSRHKGYTLVNVLSLAVGLACAILIFLYVGHELSYDRYHEQADRIYRVVFNDNAKTPRSVGPALQADFPEVRRHLRMHPTTGTWVMKYEDRVYYERGVYWAESSLFDFFRLPLVQGDPDRALEAPYTVVISEDTARRYFGDEDPMGKTIDADNGFMLLTVTGIMENMPANTHFQADFFISLASGYEEYGRWSRENWDSFFFYTYIMLAEGVSPADLAAKFPELVDRHVGEQLKVRGGRYEFSLQPVTDIHLYSHLENEPGVNTDISYVYILLAMGLFILVIVCINYVNLSTAQFAHRVREIGMRKVLGASRLHLVRQYLGESVLLTVAALLIALLAVWLVSPLFDALTGMPASAGFMGHVLWWVVLPAIAVFVGFASGGYPALRLSSTGTIPGLKKGRPGRPNETDRALTRKVLVVVQFAISISLLIGTGVLFGQISYIQNKHLGFDKEQVIAIPSIAEVAYKYQPWKDDLLGYSGVADVSQGIYLPGLEGNIGWVTSETAWRVEDPEQVKHDLQGIIVAAGYAETLGFELLAGRSFIGPLDSQAESDKILLNETAMRLLGWDTPEEGLGRQVQFGIGMTQTVIGVVRDFHLRSLHLPIEPLVILYGRGQLIAVRIQPEDTKTTLEYIEQAWARYFPDFPFAFSFIDEDIDRLYRAEQRIGYVFAVFAVAGVLLACMGLFALVSYTVERRVREIGIRKALGASVRRMLAMLSAEFVGLVLLANAIAWPAAWLFMSRWLESFAYRIDLGWGIFFGAGGVALLITVLTIGYHVARTALANPAEVLRGE, encoded by the coding sequence ATGCTCAACAGCGACCTGACCATAGCGTTGCGTCACCTGAGCCGACACAAGGGCTATACGTTGGTCAATGTCCTGAGCCTGGCGGTCGGGTTGGCCTGCGCCATCCTGATCTTCCTGTATGTCGGGCACGAACTGAGCTATGACCGCTACCACGAGCAGGCCGATCGGATATACCGGGTTGTGTTTAACGACAACGCCAAGACGCCCCGCAGCGTGGGCCCGGCGCTGCAGGCCGACTTCCCCGAAGTCCGGCGCCATCTGCGCATGCACCCCACGACCGGCACCTGGGTCATGAAGTACGAAGACCGCGTTTACTACGAAAGAGGGGTTTACTGGGCTGAAAGCTCGCTGTTCGATTTCTTCAGGCTGCCCCTGGTCCAGGGAGATCCGGACCGCGCGCTTGAAGCGCCGTATACCGTGGTCATCAGCGAAGATACGGCCCGCAGGTATTTTGGCGACGAAGATCCGATGGGCAAGACGATCGATGCCGATAACGGCTTCATGTTGCTGACGGTCACCGGGATCATGGAAAACATGCCGGCGAATACCCATTTCCAGGCCGATTTCTTCATTTCGCTGGCATCGGGGTACGAGGAGTACGGTCGCTGGTCGCGGGAGAACTGGGACTCGTTCTTCTTCTACACGTACATCATGCTGGCAGAAGGCGTTTCGCCGGCGGACCTGGCGGCGAAGTTTCCCGAACTCGTGGACCGGCACGTGGGAGAGCAACTCAAGGTGCGCGGCGGCCGATACGAGTTTTCACTACAACCGGTCACCGACATTCACCTGTATTCCCACCTCGAGAACGAGCCCGGCGTCAATACCGATATCAGCTATGTCTACATCCTGTTGGCCATGGGGCTGTTTATCCTGGTCATCGTGTGTATCAACTATGTAAACCTGTCCACCGCGCAATTTGCCCACCGGGTGCGGGAGATCGGCATGCGCAAGGTCCTTGGCGCGTCTCGTCTGCACCTGGTCCGGCAGTACCTGGGAGAGTCGGTGCTGCTGACGGTCGCGGCCCTGCTGATCGCGCTGCTGGCGGTCTGGCTGGTATCTCCCTTGTTCGATGCGCTGACGGGAATGCCGGCATCGGCCGGGTTCATGGGGCATGTCCTGTGGTGGGTGGTGTTGCCGGCCATTGCGGTTTTCGTCGGCTTCGCATCCGGCGGCTATCCTGCGCTCAGGCTCTCGTCCACCGGGACGATTCCCGGTCTCAAGAAGGGCCGGCCAGGCCGGCCGAACGAAACGGACCGGGCGCTTACGAGGAAGGTGCTCGTCGTCGTCCAGTTCGCCATATCCATCTCGCTGCTCATCGGCACGGGGGTCCTGTTCGGCCAGATCAGCTACATCCAGAACAAGCACCTGGGATTCGACAAGGAGCAGGTGATCGCCATACCCTCGATCGCCGAGGTGGCCTACAAGTACCAGCCCTGGAAGGACGACCTACTCGGATACAGCGGGGTAGCCGACGTGAGCCAGGGTATCTACCTGCCCGGATTGGAAGGGAACATCGGGTGGGTGACCTCCGAAACGGCCTGGCGCGTTGAAGATCCGGAACAGGTCAAGCACGACCTTCAGGGCATTATCGTCGCCGCGGGCTACGCGGAGACACTGGGATTCGAATTGCTGGCGGGAAGGTCGTTCATCGGTCCGTTGGACAGCCAGGCCGAATCCGACAAGATCCTGCTCAACGAGACCGCTATGCGCCTTCTGGGCTGGGATACGCCCGAAGAGGGCCTGGGCCGACAGGTCCAGTTCGGCATCGGCATGACGCAGACCGTCATTGGCGTAGTTCGGGACTTTCACCTTCGTTCATTGCACCTGCCCATCGAACCCCTCGTGATCCTTTACGGCCGCGGACAACTCATCGCGGTCAGGATCCAACCCGAGGACACGAAAACTACGCTGGAGTACATTGAACAGGCCTGGGCGCGGTATTTCCCGGACTTCCCTTTCGCCTTCTCCTTCATCGACGAGGATATCGATCGGCTGTACCGGGCCGAACAGCGCATCGGGTACGTCTTCGCGGTTTTCGCGGTGGCAGGGGTGCTGCTCGCCTGTATGGGCCTCTTCGCGCTGGTCTCATACACGGTCGAGCGCCGGGTCCGGGAGATCGGCATCCGCAAGGCGCTGGGCGCTTCCGTGCGTCGCATGCTCGCCATGCTGTCCGCCGAATTCGTCGGCCTCGTGCTCCTCGCCAATGCCATCGCCTGGCCGGCCGCCTGGCTGTTCATGAGCCGCTGGCTCGAATCTTTCGCCTACCGGATCGACCTGGGGTGGGGGATCTTTTTCGGCGCCGGGGGCGTGGCCCTGCTGATCACGGTGCTGACCATCGGTTACCATGTAGCCAGGACCGCGCTGGCCAATCCGGCCGAAGTGTTGCGCGGCGAGTGA